Part of the Cuniculiplasma divulgatum genome, CCAAGGTCAGGATCAAGAATGACCATGACAAAGAGATTGAAAGATAGAGGAATGCCAAGAATTAATTCATACATGAGAAAATTTGAGGTTGGAGAATTTGTGGCAGTGAATATTGATCCATCTGTGCACAAGGGGATGCCATTCCACAATTTCCAGGGTTTTACTGGGGTTATAGAAGGTATGC contains:
- a CDS encoding 50S ribosomal protein L21e yields the protein MVKMSHGPRSGSRMTMTKRLKDRGMPRINSYMRKFEVGEFVAVNIDPSVHKGMPFHNFQGFTGVIEGMQGRCYLLGIKVGGVKKTIIADPVHLRKIKV